The following proteins are encoded in a genomic region of Mycoplasmopsis columbinasalis:
- a CDS encoding YigZ family protein, with the protein MFEKTGYYEIKKSKFYSYATTLTQKEEVAQLFAYLKKEHKKARHICYGYILVDGQNLHSQGYDDGEPSGTGGKAIRELLFVKNIRNKIVFVIRYFGGIKLGWEGVKKAYKEAAKLVLD; encoded by the coding sequence ATGTTTGAAAAAACAGGTTATTATGAAATTAAAAAATCAAAATTTTATAGTTATGCAACCACTTTAACGCAAAAAGAAGAAGTAGCTCAATTATTTGCTTATTTAAAAAAAGAACACAAAAAGGCCAGACATATTTGTTATGGTTATATTTTAGTTGACGGACAAAATTTACATTCGCAAGGTTATGACGATGGGGAACCATCAGGTACTGGTGGTAAAGCAATTCGTGAATTGTTATTTGTAAAAAATATTAGAAATAAAATCGTTTTTGTAATTCGTTATTTTGGTGGAATTAAATTGGGATGAGAAGGTGTTAAAAAAGCTTATAAAGAAGCCGCCAAGTTAGTGTTAGACTAA
- the coaE gene encoding dephospho-CoA kinase (Dephospho-CoA kinase (CoaE) performs the final step in coenzyme A biosynthesis.): MIAVIGKIGVGKSTFLKQLKNYGFKIFIADDFIRDQYRKDGVLYKLLIETIGLNISNQQGINRQKLRAWVNEQPYHLAILEKLIYPVLTTHLKQIHYDLAELPVLNSPYADFAQLFDTILWLDAPSWKRIKNLKSRKVNAWTIKNLDKLNNPVFVVNKFRKSKNIIYLKTTKLRNCATFFKIHQLLKNFL; encoded by the coding sequence ATGATAGCTGTGATAGGAAAAATTGGCGTTGGAAAATCAACTTTTTTAAAGCAATTAAAAAACTACGGTTTTAAAATTTTTATTGCCGATGATTTTATTCGCGATCAGTACCGCAAAGATGGTGTTTTATACAAATTGTTAATAGAAACTATTGGTTTAAATATTTCTAATCAACAAGGTATCAACAGACAAAAATTAAGAGCTTGAGTTAACGAACAACCCTATCATTTAGCCATATTAGAAAAATTAATTTATCCTGTCTTGACTACGCATTTAAAACAAATTCATTATGATCTTGCTGAATTGCCAGTTTTAAATTCCCCTTATGCCGATTTTGCTCAATTATTCGATACTATCTTGTGATTAGATGCGCCATCTTGAAAACGTATCAAAAATTTAAAAAGCAGAAAAGTAAACGCTTGAACGATCAAAAATTTAGATAAATTAAACAACCCTGTGTTTGTCGTTAACAAATTTAGAAAAAGTAAAAACATTATTTATCTTAAAACAACAAAGTTACGTAATTGCGCAACTTTTTTTAAAATACATCAATTGCTAAAAAACTTTTTGTAA
- a CDS encoding MSC_0882 family membrane protein has translation MNDRNQRRFKSPDNNYQQTNYQNPQQYNQNYQQTPQPTFNPQYQQPVQPNYQPQYQQPIAPQYQPVPQPTFQPQYQQPQQPTFVQPQQMPPQAPAATQQVFPPQNLFNNQPQTQNVPSINMTNESLDRLQKTIKFEKTLTTIGLIIGLLIFLAGSIFFALAYTQTTSLFPKKEGHYNGYLILTGFVLFVGFAILLQNIFERKRWNSILRSAKRAKETSDVLNYSVAFNSMLKRLALKEVNIMWIVIFLVTYLGVFAGIVWGLYSSGQWFYESEVLKINFDWPKWLDNAFTSTRLLCWIIFGIICGLIGLFIIMKIFDKKRSQGFEMFLGADATAILANVSAEKRHRNKIWLWTYIIAVILTILLPLAILFFIGWRSIKRKKVVASK, from the coding sequence ATGAACGACAGAAACCAAAGACGCTTTAAATCTCCGGATAATAATTATCAACAAACGAATTATCAAAATCCACAACAATATAATCAAAATTATCAACAAACACCGCAACCAACTTTCAATCCTCAGTACCAACAACCAGTACAACCAAATTATCAACCACAATATCAACAACCAATTGCACCGCAATATCAACCAGTACCACAACCAACTTTTCAACCGCAATATCAACAACCGCAGCAACCAACTTTTGTGCAACCACAACAAATGCCACCACAAGCACCTGCGGCAACTCAACAAGTTTTTCCACCACAAAATTTATTTAACAACCAACCGCAAACACAAAATGTTCCAAGTATCAATATGACTAACGAAAGCTTGGATCGCTTGCAAAAAACGATTAAATTTGAAAAAACTCTTACAACAATTGGCTTAATAATTGGTTTATTAATTTTTCTTGCAGGTTCAATTTTCTTTGCTTTGGCTTATACGCAAACTACTAGTTTATTCCCTAAAAAAGAGGGACACTATAATGGTTATTTAATCTTGACTGGTTTTGTCTTATTTGTTGGCTTTGCAATTTTGTTACAAAACATTTTTGAAAGAAAAAGATGGAATTCGATTTTAAGGTCGGCTAAAAGAGCTAAAGAAACAAGTGATGTGCTCAATTACAGTGTTGCCTTTAATAGTATGCTTAAAAGGCTAGCGCTTAAAGAAGTTAATATTATGTGAATTGTCATCTTTTTAGTAACTTACTTGGGTGTCTTTGCAGGAATTGTTTGAGGACTTTATTCATCGGGACAATGATTCTATGAATCAGAAGTTTTAAAAATCAACTTTGACTGACCGAAATGACTTGATAATGCTTTCACAAGCACGAGATTGTTATGCTGAATTATTTTTGGAATTATTTGTGGTCTTATTGGTTTGTTCATTATTATGAAAATCTTTGACAAGAAGAGAAGTCAAGGTTTTGAAATGTTTTTAGGTGCTGATGCAACTGCCATTTTAGCTAATGTTTCCGCAGAAAAAAGACACCGTAACAAAATTTGACTTTGAACTTATATCATTGCCGTAATTCTTACAATTTTATTACCACTTGCAATTCTCTTCTTTATTGGTTGAAGATCAATCAAAAGAAAAAAAGTTGTGGCAAGTAAATAA
- a CDS encoding ribonuclease HII produces the protein MLEYEKKLWQEHRLILGLDEAGRGCPAGPLVVAGVIFPPNYQNPHINDSKKLTPKQRETLYNVIVNDAIAYQVVIFEPEYVDQHNPKQTSRNGMRQIAQNITPQPTFILTDFEQIPNTPIPQENLIKGDAQSITIAAASILAKVTRDRIMLELDKLYPNYGFAKHKGYGTKAHLDAVNAFGKIKGIHRLSYKFGSDTK, from the coding sequence ATGCTTGAATACGAAAAGAAACTCTGACAAGAACACAGGTTAATTTTGGGGCTTGATGAGGCAGGACGAGGGTGCCCTGCTGGACCATTAGTGGTTGCAGGTGTGATTTTTCCGCCTAACTATCAAAACCCTCACATTAATGATTCGAAAAAACTAACTCCAAAACAACGCGAAACTTTGTACAACGTTATTGTTAATGATGCTATTGCTTACCAAGTAGTGATTTTTGAACCAGAATATGTCGACCAACACAATCCAAAACAAACTTCACGTAACGGAATGCGGCAAATTGCTCAAAACATTACACCACAACCAACTTTTATTTTGACTGATTTTGAACAAATTCCTAATACTCCAATTCCGCAGGAGAATTTAATTAAGGGGGATGCTCAGAGTATTACCATTGCCGCAGCTTCAATCTTAGCTAAAGTTACTCGGGACCGTATTATGCTGGAACTTGACAAGTTGTATCCGAATTATGGTTTTGCGAAACATAAAGGTTATGGTACAAAAGCGCATTTAGATGCAGTTAATGCTTTTGGTAAAATTAAGGGAATTCACCGTTTAAGCTATAAATTCGGCTCAGACACAAAATAA
- a CDS encoding RluA family pseudouridine synthase has translation MIRITVNYNERLDKYLANNSEISRNDAKELILQGAVKVNNNVVTKQNFPVKENDVIEVAYLLEKTTTVEPVAMQLDILYEDDDLVVINKPSNLVVHPAPGHFNDTLVNGLIHHFKQLSDANGEFRPGIVHRIDKDTSGLLLVAKTNEIHNALGQMLKQHKINRSYIAIVEGLIPHKLMKINIPLARSRQDRKLIGVDGDGKNAITYVEVLKTFYFENHPYTLIRCELETGRTHQIRVHLAHIKHPIYGDATYGSKVDDFNQRLHAYKLEFIHPKTQQKIELFAQVPPEFDIAEYDFNELKSLEPIQRSS, from the coding sequence ATGATTAGAATTACAGTTAACTACAATGAACGCTTGGATAAGTATCTTGCAAATAATAGTGAAATTTCAAGAAACGATGCAAAAGAACTTATCTTACAAGGCGCAGTCAAGGTTAACAATAACGTTGTTACCAAACAAAATTTTCCTGTGAAAGAAAATGACGTTATTGAAGTTGCGTATTTGCTTGAAAAAACAACGACAGTTGAACCAGTAGCAATGCAACTTGACATTTTGTACGAAGATGATGACTTAGTTGTTATTAACAAACCGAGCAATCTCGTTGTACATCCAGCGCCTGGACACTTTAATGACACATTGGTTAACGGTTTAATTCATCATTTTAAACAACTCTCAGATGCAAATGGCGAATTTCGTCCGGGAATTGTTCACCGCATCGACAAAGATACAAGCGGCTTACTGCTAGTTGCGAAAACCAACGAAATTCATAATGCTTTAGGCCAAATGTTGAAACAACATAAGATCAATAGATCATATATTGCCATTGTCGAAGGTTTAATACCGCATAAATTAATGAAAATTAATATTCCGTTAGCTCGTTCGCGCCAAGACCGTAAATTAATTGGTGTTGATGGCGATGGTAAAAATGCGATTACATATGTTGAAGTTTTAAAAACTTTTTATTTTGAAAATCATCCTTACACACTAATTCGTTGTGAGTTGGAAACCGGCCGCACACACCAAATTAGAGTTCATTTAGCTCACATAAAACATCCAATTTATGGTGATGCAACTTATGGTTCAAAAGTTGATGATTTTAATCAACGTTTACACGCTTACAAACTTGAATTTATTCACCCAAAAACACAGCAAAAAATTGAACTCTTTGCTCAAGTACCTCCTGAGTTTGATATTGCTGAATATGATTTTAACGAACTAAAATCACTAGAACCAATTCAAAGGAGTTCATAA
- a CDS encoding phosphoglycerate kinase: MAKRMNTLDSLKLEEKVVLLRTDFNVPIKDGVITSNKRIVEALPTIKYLLEKKARIVIFSHLGRIKTEADLAKNTLSPVASELARLLGTPVNFIDESSGKLLRHAIMRMKPGDIVLAENTRFEDLRNKAESRSHWKLSKYWARLGQVYVNDAFGAAHRKNASTYGIAEYADEVAIGLLMEKEVKNLQYLTKKPEKPYYAIVGGSKLSDKIPVLKSLIKKVDKIFIVGGMAFTFMKADGKKIGKSIVDNENVKFAQEFLAKYRTKVVLPVDFKCASDFTDSYPIVQDNEISDDLMGLDIGEKTLRLFEEQLPNAKTVVWNGPAGVVEFQNYKQGTVGIAKILGSLKDAKTFIGGGDSVAAIENEGLTDLFTHISTGGGATLEFLQGKELPALKIIRKRT, encoded by the coding sequence ATGGCAAAAAGAATGAATACGCTTGATAGTCTTAAACTTGAAGAAAAGGTGGTACTTTTACGTACTGACTTTAACGTTCCAATTAAGGATGGCGTGATTACTTCTAACAAAAGGATTGTGGAAGCATTACCTACAATTAAATATTTGTTAGAAAAAAAAGCTAGAATTGTAATTTTTTCACACCTTGGTCGCATTAAAACTGAAGCAGATTTAGCGAAAAATACACTTTCACCAGTAGCAAGTGAACTTGCTCGTTTACTTGGCACACCAGTTAACTTCATTGATGAATCAAGTGGTAAATTGTTAAGACACGCTATTATGAGAATGAAACCAGGCGACATTGTCTTAGCAGAAAACACTCGTTTTGAAGATTTAAGAAACAAAGCCGAAAGCAGAAGTCACTGAAAATTATCAAAATACTGAGCTCGTCTTGGTCAAGTCTATGTTAACGACGCTTTTGGGGCGGCACATAGAAAAAATGCATCTACTTACGGTATTGCTGAATATGCTGATGAAGTAGCTATTGGTTTGTTAATGGAAAAAGAAGTAAAAAACTTGCAATATTTAACCAAAAAACCAGAAAAACCTTACTATGCTATTGTTGGCGGGAGCAAACTTAGCGACAAAATTCCTGTGCTTAAATCATTAATTAAAAAAGTTGACAAAATTTTCATTGTTGGTGGTATGGCATTTACTTTTATGAAAGCTGATGGCAAGAAAATTGGTAAATCAATTGTTGACAATGAAAACGTTAAATTCGCACAAGAATTTTTAGCAAAATATCGTACAAAAGTTGTTTTACCAGTTGACTTTAAATGTGCTAGCGATTTTACAGATTCTTACCCAATTGTTCAAGATAACGAAATTAGTGATGATTTAATGGGACTTGATATTGGTGAAAAAACACTTAGATTATTTGAAGAACAACTTCCAAACGCAAAGACAGTCGTATGAAATGGTCCTGCTGGTGTTGTTGAGTTTCAAAACTACAAACAAGGTACAGTGGGAATTGCAAAAATCTTAGGCTCGCTCAAAGATGCTAAAACCTTTATCGGCGGTGGCGACAGTGTTGCTGCAATCGAAAACGAAGGTTTAACTGATTTGTTTACTCACATTTCAACTGGTGGTGGTGCAACACTTGAATTCTTACAAGGAAAAGAATTACCAGCTTTGAAAATTATTAGAAAAAGAACTTAA
- a CDS encoding potassium channel family protein: MRKLLRKPQDICVIGAGRFGSAVISQLAKSECSLLLIDKSEENLKKFNDITEKIVITDATDIKALKSLKVNEIDTIIVALSDNIEIVATLVELNVKNIIARATSKRHALVLEKIGANIIIEPEFEAGIRTALIATNSNFIKYSKNMQDAGGGFVTAQVVLRNHDFYDQMIKDANFHELKISVVLIKRSTNFILPTGTTELKTDDLLTILGKIEDVTHALEIISNDEN; encoded by the coding sequence ATGAGAAAGTTGTTGCGTAAACCTCAGGACATTTGTGTGATTGGTGCTGGTCGTTTTGGTTCAGCCGTAATTTCACAACTTGCCAAGTCTGAATGTTCTTTACTTTTGATTGATAAAAGCGAAGAAAACCTTAAAAAATTTAACGATATTACAGAAAAAATTGTTATTACTGATGCTACGGACATTAAAGCTCTCAAATCACTAAAAGTTAATGAAATCGACACAATCATTGTTGCTTTGTCAGATAACATTGAAATTGTGGCTACTTTAGTAGAATTAAATGTGAAAAACATCATTGCTCGTGCAACATCAAAAAGACACGCTCTTGTGCTAGAAAAAATTGGTGCCAACATTATTATTGAACCTGAATTCGAAGCTGGAATTAGAACCGCTTTAATCGCGACAAACTCTAATTTCATTAAGTATTCAAAAAACATGCAAGATGCTGGCGGTGGGTTTGTAACTGCTCAAGTTGTTTTACGTAATCACGATTTCTACGACCAAATGATTAAAGATGCAAACTTTCACGAATTAAAAATTTCGGTGGTATTAATTAAACGTTCAACTAATTTCATTTTACCAACAGGTACCACAGAACTCAAAACCGATGACTTACTCACGATTTTAGGAAAAATCGAAGATGTTACGCACGCTTTAGAAATAATTAGCAACGACGAAAATTAA
- a CDS encoding TrkH family potassium uptake protein: MIFTVYLIIVLVSAFLLYAPITHSYRFSGWNSVSFLDALFTSVSAFSDTGLVTKNTFETWNVFGEVIIAFLILIGGVGVFALKIYIFNILFFKKKTALKELELVSTERSSSNSREVKSIIVISISILFIVWIVFGFILTFYFYFNQPEIVKAQQLVPVEDTKNFFDYAPVGKFVSPYKNIGISFRYGFFHAISALNNAGFDIIGDNSLFAYYYNISLQVIFVILLVIGGLGYPVIHDIFNYFRYKFQGNKRKYQWQLVTKISVWTYFIVTLVGFLLLIAFEVSSKRSTSFWNDTKMFYGTHGKRVWSLLFISFSSRSAGFATFPMEALSSPSNFIVTVLMFLGAAPSSTGGGIRTTTFAIIILTLISRIMGRPSVRAFKRKIADSSVRNSFLVFLTGIILVLTGTFIISTSSTNYGGAADATKFHFQHYLFEVASAFGTAGLTTGVTAYLNVVSKITMIFIMFIGQFGISSSILVWGRKRNYTYRYEYLTQEVITG; encoded by the coding sequence ATGATTTTTACAGTTTATTTAATCATCGTACTTGTGTCTGCTTTTTTATTGTACGCGCCTATAACACACTCGTATCGGTTTAGTGGGTGAAATTCAGTTTCGTTTTTAGATGCTTTGTTTACCTCGGTATCAGCATTTAGTGATACTGGTTTAGTAACCAAAAACACATTTGAAACATGAAATGTTTTTGGGGAAGTTATCATCGCATTTTTGATTTTAATTGGTGGCGTGGGTGTTTTTGCACTTAAGATTTACATCTTTAACATTTTGTTTTTTAAAAAGAAAACAGCTTTGAAGGAATTAGAGCTTGTTTCCACAGAACGAAGCTCTTCGAATAGTCGCGAGGTGAAATCAATCATTGTGATTTCTATTTCTATTTTATTTATTGTTTGAATTGTTTTTGGTTTTATACTTACTTTTTACTTTTATTTCAACCAACCAGAAATTGTTAAAGCGCAGCAACTAGTCCCAGTTGAAGATACAAAAAATTTCTTTGATTATGCGCCTGTTGGCAAATTTGTGTCGCCTTACAAAAATATTGGAATTAGTTTTAGGTATGGATTCTTTCATGCGATCAGTGCACTAAATAATGCTGGTTTCGATATTATTGGCGACAATTCTTTATTTGCTTATTACTACAACATTTCGCTACAAGTGATTTTTGTTATTTTACTTGTCATTGGTGGTCTTGGTTATCCAGTTATTCACGATATTTTTAATTACTTTCGCTATAAATTTCAAGGTAACAAAAGAAAATATCAATGACAATTAGTGACTAAAATCAGCGTTTGAACCTATTTCATAGTGACATTAGTTGGTTTCTTACTTTTAATTGCCTTTGAAGTTTCCTCAAAACGTTCAACTTCATTTTGAAATGATACTAAGATGTTTTATGGCACACACGGTAAACGAGTTTGGTCTTTACTTTTTATAAGTTTTTCTTCTAGAAGCGCTGGTTTTGCAACCTTTCCGATGGAAGCTCTTTCATCACCATCTAATTTCATAGTTACTGTGTTAATGTTTTTAGGCGCTGCTCCATCATCAACTGGTGGGGGAATTCGCACCACAACTTTTGCCATTATTATCTTAACTTTAATTTCCAGAATTATGGGTCGCCCATCCGTGCGAGCATTTAAGAGAAAAATAGCAGACTCAAGCGTTCGCAATAGTTTTCTTGTATTTTTAACCGGCATTATTTTAGTTTTAACCGGTACGTTTATCATTTCGACATCTTCTACAAATTATGGCGGTGCAGCAGACGCGACCAAATTTCACTTCCAACATTACTTATTTGAAGTTGCTTCAGCCTTCGGAACTGCCGGTTTAACTACTGGAGTTACTGCGTATTTAAATGTCGTAAGTAAAATTACAATGATTTTTATTATGTTTATTGGACAATTCGGTATTAGTTCCTCAATTCTTGTCTGAGGTCGAAAACGTAATTATACTTATCGTTATGAATACTTAACTCAGGAAGTCATAACTGGATAA
- the argS gene encoding arginine--tRNA ligase: MNKVAVKEKILIELKQIAHELGLEKEVIFTEPKSYADFATSLAMGNKGRNPQEVAKEIIAKLEPKKAELFIGKIEVAGPGFLNFFLSENSLVQGLSEVLKLGSNYGRGNKSGKINVEFVSANPTGFLHIGHARNAAIGSTLANILEFSGMTVEREYYINDAGNQINMLANSVFARYQQLFDQNFPMPEEAYHGEDIIWAAEEFHKKYGDKFKGATLTPDVLKIFKDDSLSLFLAEIERDLKRFGVWFDTWYSERSLYNDDSKIIKEAIKKLNNVYEKDGATWLRTTASGDDKDRVLIKSNGEYTYFTPDIAYHNIKFNKTGGQDGIVMDVWGGDHSGYVKRMQIAMENLGHKPENLIILCMQLVRLMKNGEEFKMSKRRGTTFFLREFLDLVGKDSARFILLDRTFNSKLDFDIEIATSKTNDNPAVLVQYANARAKTLLSKSNYKLEELIPEKYDLQTDEKLINTILEFPEVVQKSADKYLTNMLTQYLIKLAKEFNSWYSNTDKIIGNENEKSLLALVRAVNITIENGMKLIGIEILENM, from the coding sequence ATGAACAAAGTAGCAGTCAAAGAAAAAATTTTAATTGAACTTAAACAAATTGCACACGAACTCGGACTAGAAAAGGAAGTAATATTTACCGAGCCAAAATCATATGCCGACTTTGCCACTAGTTTGGCTATGGGGAACAAAGGTAGAAACCCACAGGAAGTTGCCAAAGAAATTATTGCTAAATTAGAACCAAAAAAAGCGGAACTTTTCATTGGTAAAATTGAAGTTGCCGGGCCAGGTTTTTTAAACTTCTTTTTAAGTGAAAATTCTTTAGTTCAAGGCCTTAGTGAAGTGTTGAAACTTGGCAGCAACTACGGTAGAGGTAACAAAAGCGGCAAAATTAACGTTGAGTTTGTCTCAGCTAACCCAACTGGGTTTTTACACATTGGCCACGCAAGAAATGCTGCCATTGGTTCGACACTTGCAAACATTCTTGAATTTTCTGGCATGACAGTTGAACGTGAATATTACATTAACGATGCTGGTAACCAAATCAATATGTTGGCCAACTCAGTTTTTGCAAGATATCAACAACTTTTTGATCAAAATTTTCCTATGCCTGAAGAGGCTTACCACGGTGAAGACATTATCTGAGCTGCTGAAGAATTTCATAAAAAATATGGTGATAAATTCAAAGGCGCAACACTCACACCTGATGTGTTAAAAATTTTTAAAGATGATAGTTTAAGCTTATTTTTAGCAGAAATTGAGCGCGATCTCAAAAGATTTGGCGTGTGATTTGATACTTGATACAGTGAACGTTCACTTTACAACGATGATTCAAAGATTATTAAAGAAGCAATTAAAAAGTTAAATAATGTTTATGAAAAAGATGGAGCTACTTGATTAAGGACTACTGCTAGCGGCGATGATAAAGATCGTGTACTAATTAAAAGCAATGGTGAATACACATACTTCACACCAGACATTGCATATCACAACATCAAATTCAATAAAACTGGTGGTCAAGACGGTATTGTGATGGACGTTTGAGGCGGTGACCACTCTGGTTATGTAAAAAGAATGCAAATTGCAATGGAAAACCTTGGTCACAAACCTGAAAATCTTATTATTTTGTGTATGCAACTTGTGCGTCTTATGAAAAATGGTGAAGAATTTAAGATGTCAAAACGTAGAGGTACCACATTTTTCTTAAGAGAATTTCTTGATTTAGTTGGTAAAGACAGTGCTCGTTTTATTTTATTAGATAGAACATTTAACTCAAAATTGGATTTTGATATTGAAATTGCAACTAGTAAAACTAACGACAACCCTGCTGTGCTTGTACAATATGCTAATGCACGTGCCAAAACTTTACTTTCTAAATCAAATTACAAACTAGAAGAATTAATACCTGAAAAATACGATTTACAAACTGACGAAAAACTTATCAACACTATTCTTGAATTTCCTGAAGTTGTGCAAAAGTCAGCAGATAAATATTTAACCAACATGTTGACTCAATATTTAATTAAACTTGCCAAAGAATTTAATTCATGATACTCAAACACAGATAAAATCATCGGTAACGAAAATGAAAAAAGTTTACTTGCTTTAGTAAGAGCAGTAAACATTACAATTGAAAACGGTATGAAATTAATTGGTATCGAAATCTTAGAAAATATGTAA